A single region of the Streptomyces sp. NBC_01803 genome encodes:
- a CDS encoding MvdC/MvdD family ATP grasp protein encodes MTAESDRPVAVITEPDNLTADRVVLELGELGVPVVRFDLADFPRDMTLNASLSPAGWHGTLSVHGRTVALQELRAIWWWHPGPPRIALDGLCAAEAEWAREEAMAGVAGVLAALECEHVNHPSRTRAAQSKPGALASAAACGLNVPATWIGNHPGAARGFARETPGGVVGKALTRPWIACPDGTSRSLHTTPVDHRAIDSGIGLGAHQLQHRVVKDHEVRLTVVGGEMFAARIDAHSPAAREDFRADYGALTYRHTQVPDTVREGITRLMAHYGLLVAAIDLLVDEQGHWWLVDLNPAGQWDWLQKELPALPLAQAMAELLASGRPTAKQPAVSPAVPGPQADLSLCPERQITVTEDGVPFISTPSMASSFETVVQTQEDMQIFDGSNSRKGASHT; translated from the coding sequence GTGACGGCGGAGTCTGACCGCCCGGTGGCGGTGATCACCGAGCCGGACAATCTGACGGCCGACCGCGTCGTGCTGGAACTGGGAGAGCTGGGCGTCCCTGTGGTCCGGTTCGACCTGGCCGACTTTCCCCGGGACATGACACTGAATGCCTCCCTCAGCCCTGCGGGCTGGCACGGCACCCTGTCCGTACACGGCCGGACCGTGGCGCTCCAGGAGCTGCGTGCCATCTGGTGGTGGCACCCGGGACCGCCAAGGATCGCCCTGGACGGGCTGTGCGCGGCGGAGGCCGAGTGGGCGCGGGAAGAGGCCATGGCCGGTGTGGCTGGGGTGCTGGCCGCGCTGGAATGCGAGCATGTCAACCACCCGTCGCGCACCCGGGCGGCGCAGTCCAAGCCGGGCGCGCTGGCCTCCGCCGCGGCCTGCGGCCTGAACGTGCCGGCCACCTGGATCGGCAACCACCCCGGCGCCGCGCGGGGCTTCGCCCGGGAGACACCCGGCGGGGTGGTGGGCAAGGCCCTCACCCGCCCGTGGATCGCCTGCCCGGACGGCACCTCCCGGTCCCTGCACACCACCCCGGTCGATCACCGGGCCATCGACAGCGGCATCGGCCTGGGCGCCCACCAGCTCCAGCACCGTGTCGTCAAGGACCACGAGGTGCGGCTGACCGTCGTGGGCGGGGAGATGTTCGCCGCCCGTATCGACGCCCACAGCCCGGCCGCCCGTGAGGACTTCCGCGCGGACTACGGCGCCCTGACCTACCGCCACACCCAGGTCCCGGACACGGTGCGCGAGGGCATCACCCGGCTGATGGCCCACTACGGGCTGCTGGTCGCGGCCATCGACCTCCTGGTCGACGAACAGGGGCACTGGTGGCTGGTCGACCTCAACCCCGCTGGGCAATGGGACTGGCTCCAGAAAGAGCTGCCCGCCCTGCCACTGGCCCAGGCCATGGCCGAACTGCTCGCCTCCGGCCGCCCGACGGCCAAGCAGCCCGCGGTGTCGCCGGCAGTGCCGGGCCCACAGGCGGACCTGAGCCTGTGCCCGGAGCGGCAGATCACCGTCACCGAGGACGGCGTGCCGTTCATCAGCACCCCGTCCATGGCGAGCAGCTTCGAGACCGTCGTCCAGACCCAGGAGGACATGCAGATCTTCGACGGATCGAATTCCCGAAAGGGGGCGAGCCACACCTGA
- a CDS encoding VOC family protein produces MTVQRMDNVAIVVDDLDAAVAFFTALGMELEGKAQIEGMYADRTVGLDGVRSDIAMMRTPDGHSKLELTKYHTPAVSDAEPRNPPPNTLGLHRVMFAVDDIDDTIARLRAHGAELLGEVAQYENIFRLCYLRGPAGIIVALAEQIG; encoded by the coding sequence ATGACTGTTCAGCGGATGGACAACGTCGCCATCGTCGTCGACGATCTGGACGCGGCTGTCGCCTTCTTCACCGCGCTCGGCATGGAGCTGGAAGGCAAGGCGCAGATCGAAGGCATGTATGCGGACCGCACCGTCGGACTCGACGGCGTCCGGAGCGACATCGCGATGATGCGGACCCCGGACGGCCACAGCAAGCTGGAGCTGACCAAATACCACACCCCCGCGGTATCCGACGCCGAGCCGCGGAACCCTCCGCCCAACACGCTGGGCCTGCATCGCGTCATGTTCGCCGTCGACGACATCGACGACACCATCGCCCGCCTGCGCGCCCACGGCGCCGAACTCCTCGGCGAGGTAGCGCAGTACGAGAACATCTTCCGGCTCTGCTACCTCCGCGGCCCCGCAGGCATCATCGTCGCCCTAGCCGAACAGATTGGCTGA
- a CDS encoding MarR family winged helix-turn-helix transcriptional regulator — MERYEATATASTPEQVGLSFLTLAHTLREQVDQHMMATAGLSLSRTKVLQALAGRGALHQAELATALGQAPRSVTQILESLERLGLVSRTGHPEDRRRKTVKLTHTGRTALAAAEEAGTHVLRQLFGSLAPQQLTDLDALLTLVRTTLAGDKAD; from the coding sequence ATGGAGCGGTACGAAGCAACAGCTACAGCTAGCACGCCGGAGCAGGTGGGACTGTCCTTCCTCACCCTCGCCCACACCCTGCGCGAACAGGTCGATCAGCACATGATGGCGACCGCGGGACTGTCTCTCTCCCGCACCAAGGTCCTCCAGGCGCTGGCCGGCCGCGGCGCGCTGCACCAGGCCGAACTCGCCACCGCCCTCGGACAGGCCCCGCGCTCCGTAACCCAGATCCTGGAGAGCCTGGAACGCCTCGGCTTGGTCAGCCGGACCGGCCACCCCGAGGACCGCCGCCGCAAGACCGTCAAGCTGACGCATACGGGCCGCACCGCCCTGGCAGCGGCGGAAGAGGCAGGAACTCACGTGCTTCGTCAGCTCTTCGGCTCGCTGGCACCACAGCAGCTGACAGACCTCGACGCGCTGCTCACCCTGGTACGGACCACACTGGCAGGCGACAAAGCCGACTGA
- a CDS encoding SDR family NAD(P)-dependent oxidoreductase translates to MDRPVALITGATSGLGRIAAFELARLGYRIGAVARSRSKAEALVDELRAVTDGPVDVFHGDLGLICDARRMGEEIAAHYPRLDVLVNNAGLHAFTQRVTAEGFAEMTAVNYLGPFVLTEALKGKLGASAPARVVNVASEASRQAKTIAPAVDLRRTDAYTRRESMPLYGRTKLMTIMWTQELARRLNPNKVTVNCCDPGFNATGLGRDLPGSAVLQRVLNTLRIGDPRKGAGIIVRLATDPAFAGTSGGYLSVRDARPLECPEPGRAPLLQKELWEETVELLAAHAVD, encoded by the coding sequence ATGGACCGTCCGGTTGCCCTGATCACCGGAGCCACCTCCGGACTGGGCCGCATCGCCGCCTTCGAGCTGGCCCGGCTGGGCTACCGCATCGGCGCTGTGGCTCGCTCCCGGAGCAAGGCGGAAGCCCTCGTCGACGAGCTCAGGGCGGTGACCGACGGGCCCGTCGATGTCTTCCACGGCGACCTCGGCCTCATCTGCGACGCGCGCCGCATGGGTGAGGAGATCGCCGCGCACTACCCGCGCCTGGACGTCCTGGTCAACAACGCCGGCCTGCACGCCTTCACGCAGCGCGTCACCGCCGAAGGCTTCGCGGAGATGACAGCCGTGAACTACCTGGGCCCGTTCGTGCTCACCGAGGCGCTGAAGGGCAAGCTCGGCGCCTCAGCGCCGGCCCGGGTCGTCAACGTCGCCTCCGAGGCGTCCCGGCAGGCGAAGACCATCGCGCCGGCTGTGGATCTGCGCCGTACCGACGCCTACACCCGCCGGGAGTCGATGCCTCTGTACGGACGCACCAAGCTGATGACGATCATGTGGACGCAGGAGCTCGCCCGACGCCTGAACCCGAACAAAGTCACGGTGAACTGCTGCGATCCCGGCTTCAACGCCACCGGCCTGGGCCGGGACCTGCCCGGCTCCGCTGTCCTGCAGCGCGTGCTGAACACCCTGAGGATCGGCGATCCCCGCAAGGGCGCCGGCATCATCGTGCGGCTCGCCACCGACCCGGCGTTCGCCGGGACCAGCGGCGGCTACCTCTCCGTGCGTGACGCCCGCCCGCTGGAGTGCCCCGAACCCGGCCGGGCCCCGCTCCTGCAGAAGGAGCTGTGGGAGGAGACCGTGGAGCTCCTCGCCGCCCACGCGGTCGACTGA
- a CDS encoding MMPL family transporter, translating into MATFLYRLGRLAFRRRRLVLLAWIAVLIAAGIGASSVSGTTTDNFTLPGTQSQQAIDLLEKEFPQASASGATARVVIEATDGQKVTSAAHKPLVESLIADLQKAPQVASVADPFTAGLVSSSGSIAYAQVTYAVPQADITSAASDALHEVADRGEQAGLNVSLGGDAVLEEEQSNAAELIGLLVAAFVLVITFGSLVAAGLPLLSAIVGVGIALCGITVASSFVDMASNAQTLALMLGLAVAIDYALFIVSRYRTELRAGHQPEEAAGRALGTAGSAVVFAGLTVIIALAGLSVIGIAMLTTMGLAAAFAITVAVLVALTLLPATLGFAGNRVAGGRLTTRRMRAAQRDRRVTMGVRWGRFVTRHPWKMLLASVVGLSVLAVPALSLRLTLPDDSMAAPGSTQRVAYDTLSKGFGPGFSGPLTVVVDARDGDDAEAAATDTSAMLDSLTDVVTVRPPVFNEAGDVALLTAVPGSSPTSQETVDLVAEIRDRSAAVEEDNGTRVMVTGTTAVNIDVSAKLGEAMVPYLAIVVGLALILLLLVFRSVLVPLKAAAGFLLSVVATLGVLVAVFQWGWLKDVFGVDETAPIVSLLPILLIGVVFGLAMDYEVFLVSGMREAYVHGAGPTEAIVTGFRHGARVVTAAAVIMISVFAGFLLDDIVLVKSIGMGLATAVLFDAFVVRMTLVPAVMTLLGERAWALPGWLDRLLPNVDVEGEKLRHALAERDRQMSVPAPSDQEPAAPAPLG; encoded by the coding sequence GTGGCCACCTTTCTCTACCGGCTCGGCCGGCTCGCCTTCCGGCGGCGCCGACTGGTGCTGCTGGCCTGGATCGCGGTGCTCATCGCCGCGGGCATCGGCGCCAGCAGTGTGTCCGGCACGACGACGGACAACTTCACCCTTCCCGGCACCCAGTCGCAGCAGGCCATCGACCTGTTGGAGAAGGAGTTCCCCCAGGCATCGGCCTCCGGTGCCACAGCCCGCGTGGTCATCGAGGCCACGGACGGGCAGAAGGTGACGTCCGCCGCGCACAAGCCACTGGTGGAGTCCCTGATCGCCGACCTGCAGAAGGCGCCGCAGGTGGCGAGCGTCGCTGATCCCTTCACCGCCGGCCTGGTCAGCTCCTCGGGCAGCATCGCCTACGCCCAGGTGACCTATGCCGTCCCGCAGGCCGATATCACTTCTGCCGCGTCGGACGCCCTGCACGAGGTGGCGGACCGGGGCGAGCAGGCCGGCCTGAACGTCAGCCTGGGCGGCGACGCGGTGCTGGAGGAGGAGCAGAGCAACGCCGCGGAGCTGATCGGCCTGCTGGTCGCCGCCTTCGTCCTGGTCATCACCTTCGGTTCGCTGGTCGCGGCCGGGCTGCCGTTGCTGTCCGCGATCGTCGGCGTCGGTATCGCCCTGTGCGGCATCACCGTCGCCTCGTCGTTCGTCGACATGGCCTCCAACGCGCAGACCCTGGCGCTCATGCTGGGGCTGGCGGTGGCGATCGACTACGCCCTGTTCATCGTCTCCCGCTACCGCACGGAGCTTCGGGCGGGGCATCAGCCCGAGGAAGCCGCCGGACGTGCCCTGGGCACCGCGGGCTCGGCCGTGGTGTTCGCCGGCCTGACCGTCATCATCGCGCTGGCGGGGCTGAGCGTCATCGGGATCGCGATGCTCACCACCATGGGCCTGGCCGCGGCCTTCGCCATCACCGTCGCCGTGCTGGTCGCGCTCACCCTGCTGCCGGCCACGCTGGGTTTCGCCGGCAACCGTGTGGCAGGCGGGCGCCTGACCACGCGGCGTATGCGCGCCGCGCAGCGCGACCGGCGCGTCACGATGGGCGTGCGCTGGGGCCGCTTCGTCACCCGGCATCCCTGGAAGATGCTGCTGGCCTCGGTCGTCGGCCTGAGCGTGCTGGCCGTACCCGCGCTGTCGCTGCGGCTGACCCTGCCGGACGACAGCATGGCCGCTCCCGGCAGTACACAGCGCGTGGCCTACGACACGCTGAGCAAGGGCTTCGGGCCGGGTTTCAGCGGCCCGCTGACCGTCGTCGTCGACGCGCGGGACGGTGACGACGCGGAGGCCGCGGCGACGGATACCTCCGCGATGCTGGACAGTCTCACGGACGTCGTCACTGTGCGGCCTCCGGTCTTCAACGAGGCCGGTGATGTCGCCTTGCTCACCGCGGTGCCGGGCAGCTCACCCACCAGCCAGGAGACGGTCGACCTGGTCGCCGAGATACGTGACCGCAGTGCCGCGGTGGAGGAGGACAACGGCACGCGCGTGATGGTGACCGGCACGACCGCTGTCAACATCGACGTCTCCGCCAAGCTCGGTGAGGCGATGGTGCCCTACCTGGCCATCGTCGTCGGTCTGGCACTGATCCTGCTGCTGCTGGTGTTCCGGTCGGTGCTGGTCCCGCTGAAGGCCGCAGCGGGCTTCCTGCTCAGCGTGGTCGCCACCCTCGGCGTGCTGGTGGCCGTGTTCCAGTGGGGCTGGCTGAAGGACGTCTTCGGCGTGGACGAGACCGCGCCCATCGTCAGTCTGTTGCCGATCCTGCTGATCGGTGTCGTCTTCGGCCTGGCCATGGACTACGAGGTATTCCTCGTCTCCGGCATGCGCGAGGCATACGTCCACGGCGCCGGCCCCACCGAGGCGATCGTCACCGGATTCCGGCACGGCGCCCGCGTGGTCACCGCCGCCGCCGTCATCATGATCTCGGTCTTCGCCGGCTTCCTCCTCGACGACATCGTCCTGGTGAAGTCCATCGGCATGGGCCTGGCCACCGCTGTCCTCTTCGACGCCTTCGTCGTCCGCATGACCCTCGTGCCCGCGGTGATGACCCTGCTCGGCGAGCGGGCCTGGGCACTTCCCGGCTGGCTCGACCGCCTGCTGCCCAACGTGGACGTCGAGGGGGAAAAACTGCGTCATGCCCTGGCCGAACGCGACCGTCAGATGTCCGTTCCCGCGCCGTCCGACCAGGAGCCGGCGGCGCCTGCTCCCCTGGGGTAG
- a CDS encoding metallophosphoesterase: MSTLIQEATVIAASIVVSAAGHRYLYLRLVKDVTASARLRRAGQAAAVALTVLVPTGVVAAEYANPAHIAWLAWPTFVWVSVAAYLMMILVVLEIPVRLSSRALRRRTGSGPAAPARAPQAPVVHQAQSASAPSPDRTCPRPIEDTPRMVDRRLVLARSVALLATGAAVATTSYGFRRGLGAPDVKTVPVALRRLHPSLDGMRITMASDLHLGPFFGRAHTTRMVRMINDTVPDLVAIVGDLSDGSAEDLAAHAEPLTRLSSTHGTFFVTGNHDYRHDIDAWIDTLAGFRVTTLRNTRSLIKHRGGTLDLAGVTDIEGEQHRDAPDYDTALGDRDPSHPVVLLAHQPVQVHEAARHNVDLQLSGHTHGGAFFPGNLLVPLTQPVTAGLATIDRTQLYVSRGVGASLPPIRVGAPPDITVIELRGA, translated from the coding sequence ATGAGCACCCTCATACAGGAAGCCACCGTCATCGCGGCCAGCATCGTCGTCTCGGCCGCCGGACACCGCTACCTCTACCTGCGGCTCGTCAAAGACGTCACGGCATCCGCCCGGCTGCGCCGTGCAGGACAGGCCGCGGCGGTGGCTCTCACCGTCCTGGTCCCCACAGGAGTTGTCGCCGCCGAGTACGCCAATCCGGCGCACATCGCCTGGCTGGCCTGGCCGACGTTCGTCTGGGTCAGCGTCGCCGCCTACCTCATGATGATCCTCGTCGTCCTGGAGATTCCGGTACGCCTCTCGTCGCGTGCGCTGCGACGGCGTACCGGATCCGGTCCCGCAGCCCCTGCGCGGGCCCCTCAGGCACCGGTCGTCCACCAGGCACAGTCCGCCAGCGCTCCCAGCCCGGACCGTACGTGTCCTCGGCCGATCGAGGACACGCCGCGGATGGTGGACCGTCGTCTCGTTCTGGCCCGCTCGGTCGCGCTGCTCGCCACCGGTGCCGCCGTGGCCACCACCAGCTACGGCTTCCGCCGCGGGCTGGGAGCACCAGACGTGAAGACCGTGCCGGTGGCGCTGCGCCGACTGCACCCCTCACTCGACGGCATGCGTATCACCATGGCCAGCGACCTCCACCTCGGGCCGTTCTTCGGACGCGCCCACACCACACGCATGGTGCGCATGATCAACGACACGGTTCCCGACCTGGTCGCCATCGTGGGAGATCTCTCCGACGGCAGTGCCGAAGACCTGGCTGCGCACGCGGAGCCGCTGACCCGCCTGTCCTCGACCCATGGCACCTTCTTCGTGACAGGCAACCACGACTACCGCCACGACATCGACGCCTGGATCGACACACTCGCCGGCTTCCGCGTCACCACCCTGCGCAACACCCGCTCACTGATCAAGCACCGCGGCGGAACGCTCGATCTCGCGGGCGTCACCGACATCGAAGGCGAACAGCATCGCGACGCACCGGACTACGACACAGCCCTCGGCGACCGCGACCCCTCTCACCCCGTCGTCCTGCTCGCACACCAACCTGTCCAGGTGCACGAAGCAGCCCGGCACAACGTCGATCTCCAGCTGTCCGGCCACACCCACGGCGGCGCCTTCTTCCCCGGCAACCTGCTCGTCCCACTGACCCAGCCCGTCACCGCCGGACTGGCCACCATCGACCGCACACAGCTCTACGTCTCCCGCGGCGTCGGAGCGTCCCTCCCGCCCATCCGGGTCGGAGCACCACCCGACATCACGGTGATCGAACTACGCGGGGCGTGA
- a CDS encoding acyl-CoA dehydrogenase family protein — MNQAFDLFRPAEEHDLLRESVRALAEAKIAPFAAEVDEEGRFPREALDALVASDLHAVHVPEEFGGAGADALATVIVIEEVARVCVSSSLIPAVNKLGSLPVVLSGSKELKAKYLAPLAAGEAMFSYCLSEPDAGSDAGGMKTRAVRDGDSWVLNGVKRWITNAGVSEFYTVMAVTDPEKRTRGGISAFVVEKSDEGVSFGAPEKKLGIKGSPTREVYLDNVRIPADRMIGDEGTGFTTAMKTLDHTRITIAAQALGVAQGALDYAKGYIRERKQFGKPVGDFQGIQFMIADMAMKLEAARQLTYAAAAKSERGDADLTFFGAAAKCYASDVAMEVTTDAVQLLGGYGYTRDYPVERMMRDAKITQIYEGTNQVQRIVMARNLP; from the coding sequence ATGAACCAGGCTTTCGATCTCTTCCGTCCGGCTGAGGAGCACGATTTGCTCCGGGAGTCGGTCCGTGCGCTGGCGGAGGCGAAGATCGCGCCGTTCGCGGCGGAGGTGGACGAGGAGGGGCGTTTCCCGCGGGAGGCGCTGGACGCGCTGGTGGCGAGTGATCTGCACGCGGTGCATGTGCCGGAGGAGTTCGGGGGTGCGGGGGCGGACGCGCTGGCGACGGTGATCGTGATCGAGGAGGTCGCCCGCGTCTGCGTGTCCTCCTCGCTGATCCCCGCCGTCAACAAGCTGGGCTCCCTCCCCGTCGTCCTGTCCGGCTCCAAGGAACTGAAGGCCAAATACCTCGCGCCCCTCGCCGCCGGTGAGGCGATGTTCTCGTACTGCCTGTCGGAGCCGGACGCCGGCTCCGACGCGGGCGGGATGAAGACGCGGGCGGTGCGGGACGGCGACTCCTGGGTGCTGAACGGGGTCAAGCGGTGGATCACCAACGCGGGAGTCTCGGAGTTCTACACGGTGATGGCGGTGACCGATCCGGAGAAGCGGACCCGGGGCGGGATCTCGGCGTTCGTGGTGGAGAAGTCCGACGAGGGCGTCTCGTTCGGGGCGCCGGAGAAGAAGCTCGGCATCAAGGGCTCCCCGACCCGCGAGGTTTACCTCGACAACGTCCGCATCCCCGCCGACCGGATGATCGGCGACGAGGGCACCGGCTTCACCACCGCGATGAAGACCCTCGACCACACCCGCATCACGATCGCCGCCCAGGCCCTCGGCGTGGCCCAGGGCGCTTTGGACTACGCGAAGGGGTACATCCGGGAGCGGAAGCAGTTCGGGAAGCCGGTGGGGGATTTCCAGGGGATCCAGTTCATGATCGCGGACATGGCGATGAAGCTGGAGGCGGCGCGGCAGCTGACGTACGCGGCGGCGGCGAAGTCGGAGCGCGGGGACGCGGATCTGACGTTCTTCGGGGCGGCGGCCAAGTGCTACGCCTCGGACGTGGCGATGGAGGTCACCACGGACGCGGTCCAGCTCCTGGGCGGGTACGGCTACACCCGGGACTACCCGGTGGAGCGGATGATGCGCGACGCCAAGATCACCCAGATCTACGAGGGCACCAACCAGGTCCAGCGCATCGTCATGGCCCGCAACCTCCCCTAG
- a CDS encoding TetR family transcriptional regulator, giving the protein MREAIVEAAFELFLARGFEQTTIDDIAALAGVGRRSFFRYFPAKETVVFPDHDRCLADMTRLLSTAPDEGAPVDRVCEAARLVLRMYAENPVFSVQRYRLTKQVPGLRAHELSVVWRYERTLAEYLRARFAGRPDGTLRADVIAAAVVAAHNNALRSWLRSGAEGDAGTATDEALAFVRESFGSAEAPDDVVVVVSRRGVPMWRVVQEIEAAAGKGHPPEGN; this is encoded by the coding sequence ATGCGGGAGGCCATCGTCGAGGCGGCGTTCGAGCTCTTCCTGGCGCGCGGGTTCGAGCAGACCACCATCGATGACATCGCCGCCCTCGCGGGCGTCGGCCGGCGGTCCTTCTTCCGCTACTTCCCCGCCAAGGAGACGGTGGTCTTCCCCGACCACGACCGGTGCCTGGCCGACATGACCCGGCTGCTGAGCACCGCCCCGGACGAGGGCGCCCCGGTGGACCGGGTCTGCGAGGCCGCCCGCCTGGTGCTGCGCATGTACGCGGAGAACCCGGTCTTCTCAGTGCAGCGTTACCGGCTGACCAAGCAGGTCCCCGGGCTGCGCGCGCACGAGTTGTCCGTGGTCTGGCGGTACGAGCGCACCCTCGCCGAATACCTGCGGGCCCGTTTCGCCGGCCGCCCCGATGGGACGCTGCGGGCCGACGTGATCGCCGCCGCCGTGGTCGCCGCGCACAACAACGCGCTGCGCTCCTGGCTGCGCTCGGGCGCGGAAGGAGACGCCGGCACCGCCACGGACGAGGCCCTGGCCTTCGTGCGGGAGTCGTTCGGGTCCGCCGAGGCACCCGACGACGTGGTGGTCGTGGTCTCCCGACGCGGGGTGCCGATGTGGCGGGTCGTCCAGGAGATCGAGGCCGCGGCCGGGAAGGGGCACCCACCAGAAGGGAACTGA
- a CDS encoding 3-hydroxybutyryl-CoA dehydrogenase yields the protein MESVSRLGVVGCGLMGSGIAEVAALRGIEVLVAEATPEAADAGRERVAASLDRALGRGKITEEEREGARSRLSFTADLGDMADRQFVIEAVAENPGLKTDVIRTLDKAVADPDAILATNTSSIPIVDLAVATQRPDRVIGMHFFNPVPVQRLVELIPALTTSKDTVERTTRLAADQLGKEAIQAADQSGFVVNALLIPYLLSAVRMMESGVARPEDIDRGMELGCAHPMGPLRLLDLIGLDTAQAVAESMYEEFKEPLYAAPALLRRMVAAGRLGRKTGRGFYSYA from the coding sequence ATGGAATCCGTATCTCGTCTCGGTGTCGTCGGCTGTGGCCTGATGGGCTCCGGGATCGCCGAGGTCGCCGCCCTCCGGGGCATCGAGGTCCTGGTCGCCGAGGCCACCCCCGAGGCCGCCGACGCCGGGCGCGAGCGCGTCGCCGCCTCCCTCGACCGCGCGCTGGGCCGGGGCAAGATCACCGAGGAGGAGCGCGAAGGGGCCCGCTCCCGGCTGAGCTTCACCGCCGACCTCGGGGACATGGCCGACCGTCAGTTCGTCATCGAGGCCGTCGCGGAGAACCCCGGGCTCAAGACCGACGTCATCCGCACCCTGGACAAGGCGGTCGCCGACCCGGACGCCATCCTGGCCACCAACACCTCCTCCATCCCGATCGTGGATCTGGCGGTCGCCACCCAGCGCCCGGACCGGGTGATCGGCATGCACTTCTTCAACCCGGTGCCCGTGCAGCGGCTCGTGGAGCTGATCCCCGCGCTGACCACCAGCAAGGACACCGTCGAGCGCACGACCCGGCTGGCCGCCGACCAGCTCGGCAAGGAGGCGATCCAGGCGGCCGACCAGTCCGGATTCGTGGTCAACGCGCTGCTCATCCCCTATCTGTTGTCCGCCGTCCGGATGATGGAGTCCGGCGTGGCCCGCCCCGAGGACATCGACCGGGGCATGGAGCTCGGCTGCGCCCACCCCATGGGACCGCTGCGGCTGCTGGACCTGATCGGTCTGGACACCGCGCAGGCCGTGGCCGAGTCCATGTACGAGGAGTTCAAGGAGCCGCTGTACGCCGCCCCCGCGCTGCTGCGCCGGATGGTCGCGGCGGGGCGGCTGGGCCGCAAGACCGGCCGGGGCTTCTACTCCTACGCCTGA
- a CDS encoding beta-ketoacyl-ACP synthase III, protein MATGSKILSLGHYQPARVLTNDELATMVDTSDEWIRSRVGIATRRLAASGETVADMAGAAAAKTLARAGIDAAQVDLVVVATCTAVDRMPNIAARVARHLAIPAAGTFDVNVACSGFCYALATADHAIRGGASRTALVVGADKMSDFLDWEDRSTCVIFGDGAGAAVLTAAETEETVGVGPVVWGSDPERGPAIALETTGPDGPPALFRQDGGVVYRWATRSLTPIARQACERAGVDPADLAAVVTHQANLRIIDMIAHRLGASRAIVARDVVESGNTSAASVPLALSKLVERGEVTSGAPVLLLGFGAGLAYAAQVVRCP, encoded by the coding sequence CTGGCAACTGGATCCAAAATCCTGTCGCTCGGCCATTACCAGCCGGCGCGCGTGCTCACCAACGACGAACTGGCCACCATGGTCGACACCTCCGACGAGTGGATCCGCTCCCGGGTCGGGATCGCCACCCGTCGGCTGGCCGCCTCCGGCGAGACCGTCGCGGACATGGCGGGAGCCGCCGCCGCGAAGACCCTCGCCCGGGCGGGCATCGACGCCGCGCAGGTCGACCTGGTCGTCGTCGCCACCTGTACCGCCGTGGACCGCATGCCGAACATCGCCGCGCGCGTCGCCCGTCACCTGGCGATCCCCGCGGCGGGCACCTTCGACGTGAACGTCGCCTGCTCCGGCTTCTGCTACGCGCTGGCGACGGCCGACCATGCCATCCGCGGCGGCGCGAGCCGCACCGCGCTGGTGGTGGGCGCCGACAAGATGAGCGACTTCCTCGACTGGGAGGACCGCTCCACCTGCGTCATCTTCGGCGACGGCGCCGGCGCCGCCGTCCTGACGGCGGCGGAGACCGAGGAGACCGTCGGCGTCGGCCCGGTGGTGTGGGGCTCCGACCCCGAACGCGGCCCGGCGATCGCCCTGGAGACCACGGGCCCCGATGGCCCGCCCGCCCTGTTCCGCCAGGACGGCGGCGTGGTCTACCGGTGGGCGACGCGCTCCCTCACCCCGATCGCGCGGCAGGCGTGCGAGCGGGCCGGCGTCGACCCCGCCGACCTGGCCGCGGTCGTCACCCACCAGGCCAACCTGCGGATCATCGACATGATCGCCCACCGGCTCGGGGCCTCCCGGGCGATCGTGGCCAGGGACGTGGTCGAGTCCGGCAACACCTCAGCGGCCAGTGTGCCGCTGGCCCTGTCCAAGCTGGTCGAACGCGGCGAGGTCACCAGCGGCGCGCCCGTGCTGCTCCTGGGCTTCGGCGCCGGCCTCGCCTACGCCGCCCAGGTCGTCCGCTGTCCCTGA